A section of the Flavobacterium ardleyense genome encodes:
- a CDS encoding PhnA domain-containing protein, with protein MNLERELNKRSNGACELCASTENLKQYDILPQKKAGMDESIYLCSTCLDQIENPENVDANHWRCLNDSMWSEYIPVQVMSYRLLKRFGNHELAEQIYMDEETLEWAKATAEGEEDENKLIHRDSNGVILNTGDSVVLIKDLKVKGSSMVAKQGTAVRNIRLDHENETYIEGRVDGQQIVIITQYVKKL; from the coding sequence ATGAATTTAGAAAGAGAATTAAACAAACGCAGTAATGGAGCATGCGAACTTTGTGCATCAACAGAAAATCTGAAACAATATGATATTCTTCCACAAAAGAAAGCAGGAATGGACGAAAGTATCTATCTATGTTCTACTTGTTTAGATCAAATTGAAAACCCTGAAAATGTTGATGCTAATCATTGGAGATGTTTAAATGACAGTATGTGGAGCGAGTATATTCCGGTACAAGTGATGTCTTACAGATTGTTGAAGCGTTTTGGCAATCATGAATTGGCGGAGCAAATTTATATGGATGAAGAAACTTTGGAGTGGGCAAAAGCTACTGCCGAAGGCGAAGAAGACGAAAACAAATTAATACATCGTGACAGTAACGGCGTTATTCTGAACACTGGAGATTCAGTTGTACTAATCAAAGATTTGAAGGTAAAAGGTTCTAGTATGGTTGCTAAACAAGGAACCGCCGTTCGTAACATTCGTCTTGATCACGAAAACGAAACATATATTGAAGGTCGCGTTGATGGTCAACAAATTGTGATTATTACGCAGTACGTTAAGAAGTTATAA
- the coaD gene encoding pantetheine-phosphate adenylyltransferase, with the protein MKKAVFPGSFDPITLGHLDIITRGLPLFDEIIVAIGVNAEKKYMFTLEERKKFLEETFKDAPNIKIVDYTGLTIELCERMDAAFILRGLRNPADFEFEKAIAHTNRKLSKIETVFLLTSTNTSYISSSIVRDVIRNGGDYTLLVPEAVRTK; encoded by the coding sequence ATGAAAAAAGCTGTTTTTCCGGGATCGTTTGATCCAATAACCTTAGGACATTTGGATATTATCACTCGTGGATTGCCATTATTTGACGAAATAATTGTTGCGATTGGGGTCAATGCCGAAAAGAAATATATGTTTACGCTTGAAGAGCGCAAAAAGTTTTTGGAAGAGACATTTAAAGATGCTCCAAATATTAAAATTGTAGATTATACTGGTCTGACAATCGAGTTATGCGAAAGAATGGATGCAGCATTTATTTTACGAGGGTTGCGAAATCCAGCCGATTTTGAATTCGAAAAAGCAATTGCACACACCAATAGAAAGCTTTCTAAAATAGAAACAGTTTTCTTATTGACATCAACAAACACATCTTATATCAGCTCGAGTATAGTGCGAGATGTGATTAGAAACGGTGGCGATTACACATTACTTGTGCCAGAGGCAGTACGAACTAAATAA
- a CDS encoding DUF421 domain-containing protein, whose translation MEALDWHQIFLDDKSFGFLFEVAFRTIVMFTVLLLTLKLTGKRGVRELSVFETVIIIALGSAAGDPMFYDDVAILPALTVFLVVILCYRFLTWLTGKSKRFEEFMEGKTECLIKEGKFVIETFNKESLAQDEFFSELRLQSVSHLGQIEYGYLETTGDMSIIFYDDNSVKYGLPILPHLFLNKTKTISQSGIYACTHCGAVDELSPGIATCKICKKQEWVEAIKTKRNA comes from the coding sequence ATGGAAGCACTCGATTGGCATCAAATTTTTCTCGACGATAAATCGTTTGGCTTTTTGTTTGAAGTAGCTTTTCGGACAATTGTAATGTTTACGGTATTGCTGCTAACATTAAAACTAACTGGAAAAAGAGGTGTTCGCGAACTTTCTGTCTTTGAAACGGTTATAATAATAGCGTTAGGATCTGCGGCAGGTGACCCTATGTTTTATGATGACGTTGCTATTTTACCAGCACTCACCGTTTTTCTAGTAGTAATTTTGTGCTACCGATTTTTAACTTGGCTTACAGGAAAAAGTAAAAGATTTGAAGAATTTATGGAAGGCAAAACTGAATGTCTGATTAAAGAGGGAAAATTTGTTATAGAGACCTTTAATAAAGAATCACTAGCACAAGACGAATTTTTCTCCGAACTTCGACTTCAATCAGTATCGCATCTTGGACAAATAGAATATGGTTATCTCGAAACTACTGGCGATATGAGTATCATTTTTTACGATGACAATTCGGTCAAATATGGATTGCCAATACTACCACATTTGTTTCTCAATAAAACGAAAACTATTTCTCAAAGTGGAATTTACGCTTGTACGCATTGTGGCGCTGTAGATGAGCTTTCTCCTGGCATAGCGACCTGCAAAATTTGTAAAAAGCAGGAATGGGTTGAAGCTATTAAGACAAAAAGAAATGCTTAA
- a CDS encoding D-alanine--D-alanine ligase yields MKNIAIIMGGYSSEVQISLLSGNVVYNNLDKMRYNRYRIHILIEGWFYCDENDQLSAVDKNDFSIQVDGKKVKFDAVFNAIHGTPGEDGLMQAYFALLEIPQSSCGYYQAALTFNKRDLLSVLKPYGIKAANSYYLNKGDEINTAEIVKSVGLPCFVKPNKSGSSFGISKVKLQDELEQAIEKAYQEDDEIIIESFLDGTEVSVGVIKYNDVVTVLPITEIVSENEFFDYEAKYLGKSQEITPARISAEMTAKIQKIAKRIYEILKMEGFSRSEFIIVNDEPHLLELNTVPGMTTESLLPQQAEKAGISLSQLFSNSIEMALNK; encoded by the coding sequence ATGAAAAATATTGCCATCATTATGGGCGGCTATTCTAGCGAAGTTCAAATCTCATTACTAAGTGGTAATGTGGTGTATAACAATCTTGATAAGATGAGATACAATAGATATAGAATTCATATATTAATAGAGGGGTGGTTTTATTGTGATGAAAATGATCAATTGTCAGCGGTAGACAAAAATGACTTTTCAATTCAGGTTGATGGTAAAAAGGTAAAATTTGATGCTGTCTTTAATGCAATTCATGGTACGCCTGGCGAAGATGGTTTAATGCAAGCATATTTTGCACTGCTAGAAATACCACAAAGTTCTTGTGGTTATTACCAAGCAGCGCTAACTTTTAATAAACGCGACCTACTTTCTGTTTTAAAACCGTACGGAATAAAAGCCGCAAATTCGTATTATCTAAATAAAGGAGACGAAATTAATACTGCCGAGATTGTAAAATCTGTTGGGTTGCCTTGCTTTGTAAAACCTAATAAATCTGGCTCAAGCTTCGGAATATCCAAAGTTAAACTTCAAGACGAATTAGAGCAAGCAATTGAAAAAGCATATCAAGAGGATGATGAAATAATTATCGAAAGTTTTCTAGATGGAACAGAAGTTTCTGTAGGAGTAATCAAATACAACGATGTAGTGACAGTTCTGCCGATTACTGAAATTGTTTCGGAAAACGAGTTTTTTGATTATGAAGCCAAATATTTAGGCAAATCTCAGGAAATTACTCCAGCCAGAATATCCGCTGAGATGACCGCAAAGATTCAGAAAATCGCCAAGAGAATTTACGAAATTTTAAAAATGGAAGGCTTCAGTAGAAGCGAATTTATTATTGTCAACGACGAACCGCATTTACTTGAATTAAATACGGTGCCTGGCATGACAACCGAAAGTCTATTGCCACAACAAGCTGAAAAAGCCGGAATCTCATTGTCACAATTATTTTCTAATAGTATTGAAATGGCTTTAAATAAATAG